The DNA region AGTAAACCATCCAGGGCTTCGTTCACCTTTTCATCCACTTTTTTGGCTGTGCCACCGATGTAGTCTGCAACCAATCCGGCTCGATCAGTTTCTACTAACTGGCCTTTCTCCAGAAACCCAAGGCTCCGAAAAATGCGGCCCATCAACCGGGCAACAGTGGTCTTGCCGGTTCCAGGGGGGCCACTGAAGACGGAATGCAGCGAGACGGAGGCATTCGCCAATCCCCGCTCGGTTCGCACTTTTTGCACTTTCAAAAAGTTGGTGAGGGTTTTCACTTCTTCTTTAATATTGTTCATCCCCACCAGTTGATTCAGTTCATCCAGCACCTGCTCTAGAGTTTCTTGGGTTGGGGGGGCTGGAGCCGCAGTCGGGGACTGGGAAGCCTGTTGCAGGTAGGGGGTTGGATCTTCGTAGGTGTGGAGCGATCGCCAGACTACTGATAAGGCTGCCATCTCCTCCATAGAAATGTCCCCATCTGCTTTCACAATCACCTGGGCAAAGCGGTAGATGGCATTCATCGTGGTTTCCAATAACCGGGTTCCCTGTTGCTCATCCAACTGGTTCAAAACCGATGGCAAAATCAGGTGATCTTCTGGGCCAAAGTTATTCTTTAACTCCACCAATAGTTTCACCGTCTGTTTCTGATACTTCAGCCGTACATCCCTGGAGGTATCCCATTCATTCAGCACTACCTTGAGCGTCTCCCTGTCCTGCTTAATCAAGGCATGAACCACCAGAAAGCCGAGCAGTTCATTAGGAGAAATGTCATTGTTACTCCGTCCACAGATCAAAACTATCTTGGCCAGATCTGTCAGCAAAAACTGTTCAAACTCCTGGCCCCGTTCCAGTAAGGGCTGCACAGTTTTGTAAAGATCGTTGGCTTCGCGTTTGATTTCTTGGGTATCCACGGGTGGCTCCTTGGGAGAGGAAATTGGGATAGGGATGGGGGAGTAAGGAAATAGGGACTATACAGATCCAATCCCGATCGCTCATCGTACTGCCTAATGAACCTTTCAATAGAGTAGCGAAGCAATGACAACCGTAACTCTTTCGACAGAAGCAATTCAGGCGGTAGTGCAAGATTATTTTGCAGCCACGCGATCGATGGATGGGGAGGCATGGGTTGCGACGTTTGCGCCCGATGGGGTATGTTATGACCCGGCGAGTCCACCGTTACATGGGCATACAGCATTACGCGGCTTCTTTCAACAAATTACCGGACTGTTCGACCGGGTAGGACTGCAGGAAGAATTTATGTCTATCCAGGGAAACGAGGTAGCGGTGAAGTGGATAGGTCGGGGCGTGAGCAAAAATGGTCGAGAGGTCACGTTTGCAGGCATTGACATCTTTGAGATTAATGACCAGGGCAAGATTCAGGTTGTCAAAGGCTATTGGGATCCGGTGGCAATGATGGCAGCGCTATGAAAGCGGGGAGGGGATGATGAGATGGAGCAATCCCATCCCCCCGTCACCTCAGTGGTACAAAGGTGTAACCCTGTTCCCCCTTCTGCCCCAAGGGAGCCACGGTGATGTAGGCTGGCTGATTCTGGCGATTACCTTTGGCCTGAAAACTAATGGAACCTTCTGCTCCGGGAGTCGAGAAATTGGGTTGGGAAAGAATCCGCTGGATACCGATCCGGGAGGGATCCTGAGCGATCGCGGCCAGCAACACTTTAGTGGCATCATAGGCCAGCACTGTCCGCCAGGTTACCAGATTTTCGTGTTTCCAGAGGGCAGAAGCCTGCTGCAAGAAGGGTAATCCAGTGGGATCAACGGGTACGGCCACGACCATGCCGACGGCTTTTTCCTTGGCGATTCTAGGAACCTTGAAGTTATACATGATGTCGCCTGCCAGCACAGGGAGTCTGCGATTATTGTTTTCAATCACCCGAATCGCCCGATCCATAACATCGGCATTGGGCACCAGCATCAGTACCTCCGCCCGGTTAGCGATCGCCCGATTCACACTTTCTTCTGCATCAAAATCTGGTCGAGAGAGATCCATTTCATCCACGACGGTTACGTCCTGCACCCCGCTATAGTCCAGTGCGTTTCTAAATTCCCTGGTCAGGGATTTACTGTAGCTGTCATTAGGGTTATAAAAAATTGCCACCTTGCGCTTGTTCAGGCGGGTCAGCATATAATCTTTCAACGCTTTGGCCGTCTGATTATCCGTGACCATCGTGCGAAAGATGAAATTTCCTACATCGGAGAGCGGTACGGCTGAACTGACCGGAGCCACCATCACGAGTTGCTGATCCTGATACACTTTGGCCGCTTCGATACTGGTATTGCTGCTGCCATGCCCGACTACGCCTAATACCTGCGGATCCCTGGCCAGCAATTCCGCCATCTGTTTGGCAGTTTCCGGTTGGCCATTGTCATCGGCGATCGCCACCCTTAAAGGAACATTATTGATCCCGCCTGCCCGATTAATTTCATCCTGGGCTTGAGCCACCCCCCGCAAAATTTCCATGCCTTGAGCCAGAGACGGGCTGTTAACCGGGATCACGACGGCAATTTCGTAGGATTTAGCTGTACCGATGCGAGCGTTATTTAAATAAATCAGAGTTTCCGGATCAGTTGGATCTTGTTGACGCGCTTTTTCCAATGCGGCGATC from Leptodesmis sichuanensis A121 includes:
- a CDS encoding AAA family ATPase, whose product is MDTQEIKREANDLYKTVQPLLERGQEFEQFLLTDLAKIVLICGRSNNDISPNELLGFLVVHALIKQDRETLKVVLNEWDTSRDVRLKYQKQTVKLLVELKNNFGPEDHLILPSVLNQLDEQQGTRLLETTMNAIYRFAQVIVKADGDISMEEMAALSVVWRSLHTYEDPTPYLQQASQSPTAAPAPPTQETLEQVLDELNQLVGMNNIKEEVKTLTNFLKVQKVRTERGLANASVSLHSVFSGPPGTGKTTVARLMGRIFRSLGFLEKGQLVETDRAGLVADYIGGTAKKVDEKVNEALDGLLFIDEAYALIPEDSSRDFGQEAVDVLLKRMEDYRKRLVVIAAGYTNEMHRFVESNPGLKSRFNRYFYFQDYTPDELVAIFNKMCKDNHFSPTEATNEKLKTLLTELYNTRDRTFGNARLVRNLFEKAIERQANRLAVINTLTDEILTTILPEDIPNASEVLPQTPMTQSSPGQAIPNADSAQMSSSDWLAQLTTLLNQSLQPLGTIARTNLKSNRLQILFEANPVPHPAEMASLTLSQLKRLPLRAFIQLQLYGRRSGEEIPDWSQEFDLDGEGSEGKGEAGGG
- a CDS encoding nuclear transport factor 2 family protein, with protein sequence MTTVTLSTEAIQAVVQDYFAATRSMDGEAWVATFAPDGVCYDPASPPLHGHTALRGFFQQITGLFDRVGLQEEFMSIQGNEVAVKWIGRGVSKNGREVTFAGIDIFEINDQGKIQVVKGYWDPVAMMAAL